Sequence from the Burkholderia stabilis genome:
GCGCACCCTGCGAGGCTACACGCTCGATGCGCTGGCCGCTCGCTCCGGCGTCAGCCGTTCGATGATCTCGCTCATCGAGCGCGCATCGGCCAGCCCGACGGCCGTCGTGCTCGACAAGCTCGCGGCAGGTCTTGGCGTATCGCTGGCCGGGTTGTTCGACGGCGATCGCGACGACGAGCCCGCGCAGCCGCTGGTACGGCGCGCGCAGCAGGCCGAATGGCGCGACCCGGCGTCCGGCTATGTGCGGCGCAATCTCTCTCCGCCCGGCTGGCCGTCGCCGCTCCGGCTCGTCGAAGTCGATTTCCCGTCCGGCGCGCGCG
This genomic interval carries:
- a CDS encoding helix-turn-helix domain-containing protein, giving the protein MKESVTPLTDDTGINERIARRVRDLRTLRGYTLDALAARSGVSRSMISLIERASASPTAVVLDKLAAGLGVSLAGLFDGDRDDEPAQPLVRRAQQAEWRDPASGYVRRNLSPPGWPSPLRLVEVDFPSGARVAYDSGGRESALHQQVWIVSGRVDVTLGGELHELREGDCLAMRLDQPLIFSNPSSQPARYVVVICDASAAAGVRST